A section of the Burkholderia mallei ATCC 23344 genome encodes:
- a CDS encoding GNAT family N-acetyltransferase, which produces MRARRARRTNASTDRTHDVDARFRAARPVDRPPYIAALPHKREIALDIVFIDDISQPFENYDLTHAPLSVEANGLLSEGGCACMSSTLTVRRIAADQGGVYRELRAASLREPYASGETPEAELAVDAARAAAIAQQRAASDESTTFVLYTEGHPAGMIGAYFDGTPARRAFVSELWVAHAVRHLRGAGEIYAWIADQNRSAIRFYEHVGFADTGERAPITRVPGAMKSLFVWREHA; this is translated from the coding sequence ATGCGCGCACGACGTGCGAGGCGAACGAACGCGTCGACTGATCGAACCCATGACGTTGACGCCCGTTTTCGCGCGGCACGTCCCGTCGACCGACCGCCGTATATTGCTGCGCTGCCGCATAAGCGCGAAATTGCGCTCGATATCGTGTTTATCGACGACATTTCGCAGCCGTTCGAAAATTACGATTTGACTCATGCCCCGCTTTCGGTTGAAGCTAACGGCTTGCTGTCCGAAGGGGGCTGTGCCTGCATGAGTTCGACCTTGACTGTTCGTCGTATTGCCGCGGATCAAGGCGGCGTGTATCGCGAACTGCGCGCCGCCTCGCTGCGCGAGCCCTATGCGAGCGGCGAGACGCCGGAAGCTGAGCTGGCCGTCGACGCCGCGCGAGCGGCCGCGATCGCGCAGCAGCGCGCGGCGTCCGACGAATCGACCACGTTCGTGCTGTATACCGAAGGCCATCCGGCCGGCATGATCGGCGCGTATTTCGACGGTACGCCCGCGCGCCGCGCGTTCGTGAGCGAGCTGTGGGTCGCGCATGCGGTCCGTCATCTGCGCGGCGCCGGCGAGATCTATGCGTGGATCGCCGATCAGAATCGCAGCGCGATCCGTTTCTACGAGCACGTGGGCTTTGCCGACACCGGCGAGCGCGCGCCGATCACCCGCGTGCCGGGTGCGATGAAGTCGCTCTTCGTCTGGCGCGAGCACGCGTAA
- the minE gene encoding cell division topological specificity factor MinE: MSILSFLLGEKKKSAAVAKERLQLIIAHERVGGRPPADYLPALQKELVAVISKYVKISNDDIRVSLERQDDLEVLEVKIEIPQA, encoded by the coding sequence ATGTCGATTCTGTCGTTTCTGCTCGGTGAGAAAAAGAAGTCCGCCGCCGTCGCGAAAGAGCGCCTGCAGCTCATCATCGCGCACGAGCGCGTGGGCGGCCGCCCGCCCGCCGATTATCTGCCCGCGTTGCAAAAGGAGCTCGTCGCGGTCATTTCGAAGTATGTGAAGATTTCGAACGATGACATCCGCGTGAGCCTCGAGCGCCAGGACGATCTGGAAGTGCTCGAAGTGAAAATCGAGATTCCGCAAGCCTGA
- the minD gene encoding septum site-determining protein MinD, with amino-acid sequence MAKIIVVTSGKGGVGKTTTSASFASGLALRGHKTAVIDFDVGLRNLDLIMGCERRVVYDLVNVIQGEANLNQALIKDKKCENLYILPASQTRDKDALTREGVEKVINDLIAMDFEFIVCDSPAGIESGALHAMYFADEALIVTNPEVSSVRDSDRILGILSSKTKRATEGKEPIKEHLLITRYNPKRVTEGEMLSLDDISEILRIKLIGVVPESEAVLHASNQGLPAVHLDGTDVAEAYKDIVARFLGEDKPLRFTDYQKPGLLQRLFGSK; translated from the coding sequence ATGGCAAAAATCATCGTGGTGACCTCGGGCAAGGGCGGCGTGGGCAAGACGACGACGAGCGCGAGCTTCGCGTCCGGTCTCGCGCTGCGCGGTCACAAGACGGCCGTGATCGATTTCGACGTCGGTCTGCGCAACCTCGATCTCATCATGGGCTGCGAGCGCCGCGTCGTGTACGACCTCGTCAACGTGATCCAGGGCGAAGCGAACCTGAATCAGGCGCTCATCAAGGACAAGAAGTGCGAGAACCTGTACATCCTGCCCGCGTCGCAGACGCGCGACAAGGATGCGTTGACGCGTGAAGGCGTCGAAAAGGTCATCAACGATCTGATCGCGATGGACTTCGAGTTCATCGTCTGCGATTCGCCCGCCGGCATCGAATCGGGCGCGCTGCACGCGATGTACTTCGCCGACGAGGCGCTCATCGTGACGAACCCGGAAGTGTCGTCGGTGCGCGATTCGGACCGCATCCTCGGCATCCTGTCGTCGAAGACCAAGCGCGCGACGGAAGGCAAGGAGCCGATCAAGGAGCACCTGCTCATCACCCGCTACAACCCGAAGCGCGTGACCGAGGGCGAGATGCTGTCGCTCGACGACATCAGCGAGATCCTGCGCATCAAGCTGATCGGCGTCGTGCCCGAATCCGAGGCGGTGCTGCACGCGTCGAACCAGGGCCTGCCCGCCGTTCACCTCGACGGCACCGACGTCGCGGAGGCGTACAAGGACATCGTCGCGCGCTTCCTCGGCGAGGACAAGCCGCTGCGTTTCACCGACTATCAGAAGCCGGGCCTGCTGCAGCGCCTCTTCGGCTCCAAGTAA
- the minC gene encoding septum site-determining protein MinC: MSLKKSPFFELRSGSVDTLLFIVKTADLDALRAELVKRFEATPEFFADDVVAIDVRRLADHERVPLDDIRGMLNDVRMRVIGVVAQPEQHAWAASAGLPLLEARDRRAPSSKAADEAPVQQAEPAAPAAGQAALFEQAGPTLADAGAPPESPAPAVAAQSATLVVDRPLHSGQQIYAKGDLVVLGPVSYGAEVIAEGNIHIYAPLRGRALAGVHGNHDARIFCTCLEPELISIAGIYRTTENPLPADVLGKSVQIRLEQEKLMIEPLRLT, from the coding sequence ATGTCGCTTAAAAAATCGCCATTCTTCGAACTGCGCAGCGGTTCGGTCGACACGTTGCTGTTCATCGTGAAAACCGCCGACCTCGATGCGTTGCGCGCCGAGTTGGTCAAGCGTTTCGAAGCGACCCCCGAATTCTTCGCGGACGACGTCGTCGCAATCGACGTGCGCCGGCTCGCGGATCACGAGCGTGTCCCGCTCGACGACATCCGTGGCATGCTCAACGACGTGCGGATGCGCGTGATCGGCGTCGTCGCGCAACCGGAGCAGCACGCCTGGGCGGCGAGCGCCGGGCTGCCGCTTCTCGAGGCGCGCGACCGGCGCGCGCCTTCGTCGAAGGCGGCGGACGAAGCGCCCGTGCAGCAGGCGGAGCCGGCCGCGCCGGCCGCCGGGCAGGCGGCGCTCTTCGAGCAGGCCGGCCCGACGCTCGCCGACGCGGGCGCGCCGCCCGAGTCGCCCGCGCCCGCTGTCGCGGCTCAGTCGGCGACGCTCGTCGTCGACAGGCCGCTGCATTCCGGACAACAGATTTACGCGAAGGGAGATCTCGTGGTGCTCGGCCCGGTCAGTTACGGCGCCGAGGTCATCGCGGAAGGCAACATCCACATCTACGCGCCGTTGCGCGGCCGCGCGCTCGCGGGCGTGCACGGCAATCACGACGCGCGCATCTTCTGCACGTGTCTCGAGCCGGAGCTGATCTCGATCGCGGGTATCTATCGGACCACCGAGAACCCGCTGCCGGCCGACGTGCTCGGCAAATCGGTGCAGATCCGGCTGGAACAGGAAAAACTGATGATCGAACCGCTGCGCCTCACGTGA